The Podospora pseudocomata strain CBS 415.72m chromosome 3, whole genome shotgun sequence genome window below encodes:
- a CDS encoding hypothetical protein (EggNog:ENOG503PT3W) — MEGSFDLGDLMDLDRSFKPPVKEEKEKIPPLRNVAGHMFVPVSFDLTTATPLQGRMQRLEHILKSIEFHRQGSRENLYYMFDREKQRLINEAEEAENQLGQDYRPALTPQEEDSFLASVSAPADPNKDYNVKSEAVLPLKQVIRPEPADKPLPVREKTVRDLMFLIESSISELDSFENAMKGIKDKYAVYKATGSTVDGVRVSGDAVGSDKRHRGSGDHSLDVSGTPLASGEEKDLDLAKTFSELAKQESSATRQQGLITPRQVLLRSKHVPSSSPLSKIISLTEDETSLSSSTATPSAAQASLMPEQISHLSKKASPSAAQTSLTQKQTSVRSKKTLPLTTPGPLMTKVASMPSKKGTSSTTQSPLPAKTPSSPFETATASPRSTTPAPRRTIQNHTNITPQSGNSGLPRKQTYMLPTESSTKKKRSIKSSSLKPVAISPTPAVPSPSSLSTPTMVATRPNLPISSSSTGLDKLGSLSISNDPPQKRLADFLSPQHSGDDEAVGKRPPVKKSRPSIETASGAETETPPPGTGSSSTKRVVKKRVVKKKGMPPNSNCLATIFANASNVVGEEREGEKKKGYETLSPRARRAAQERQWREVKEEREREREEEEERKREVEGKRGFGREGGCVEVDERLCS; from the exons ATGGAGGGCTCCTTCGACCTCGGAGATCTGATGGACCTCGACCGCTCCTTCAAGCCGCCTGtcaaagaggagaaggagaagatccCCCCGCTTAGGAACGTAGCTGGTCACATGTTTGTCCCCGTCAGTTTCGACCTCACCACAGCGACACCCCTGCAGGGCCGGATGCAGCGCCTGGAGCACATTCTCAAAAGTATCGAGTTTCACCGCCAGGGGTCGAGAGAGAATCTGTACTACATGTTTGATCGCGAGAAACAGCGGCTTATCAACGAGGCTGAAGAGGCCGAGAATCAGCTCGGTCAGGACTACCGCCCTGCTCTCACGccgcaggaggaggattcCTTCTTGGCGAGTGTCAGCGCCCCGGCTGATCCGAATAAGGATTACAATGTCAAGTCGGAAGCTGTGCTGCCGTTGAAGCAGGTTATCAGGCCGGAGCCGGCGGACAAGCCGTTGccggtgagggagaagacggtGAGGGACTTGATGTTTTTGATTGAGAGCTCGATCAGCGAGCTGGACAGCTTTGAGAATGCGATGAAGGGCATCAAGGACAAGTATGCGGTGTat AAGGCGACGGGTTCAACTGTTGACGGCGTCCGGGTTTCCGGGGATGCTGTTGGGAGCGATAAGAGACACCGTGGATCGGGAGATCACTCATTGGATGTGTCTGGGACACCTTTGGcttcgggggaggagaaagattTGGACTTGGCAAAGACATTTTCGGAACTGGCGAAGCAGGAGTCTTCGGCTACGAGACAGCAGGGCTTGATCACACCGAGACAGGTGTTGCTGCGATCAAAACATGtaccgtcatcatcaccattgTCAAAGATCATTTCGTTGACAGAGGATGAAACCTCGCTTTCGTCAAGCACAGCTACACCCTCGGCAGCACAGGCTTCATTGATGCCGGAACAAATCTCGCATCTGTCAAAGAAAGCCTCACCGTCGGCGGCACAGACTTCGTTGACGCAAAAGCAAACCTCGGTTCGGTCGAAGAAGACCCTACCCTTGACAACACCAGGTCCATTGATGACAAAAGTGGCCTCCATGCCGTCTAAAAAGGGTACATCTTCTACAACACAATCCCCGTTGCCGGCAAAGACGCCTTCATCACCGTTTGAAACGGCGACAGCCTCACCCcgctcaacaacaccagctcctcggAGAACCATCCAGAaccacaccaacatcacTCCCCAATCTGGCAACAGCGGTCTTCCCCGAAAACAAACCTACATGTTGCCTACCGAATCCTCGaccaaaaagaagagatCGATAAAGTCGTCCAGTCTCAAGCCTGTCGCCATCTCTCCCACTCCAGCTGTCCCTAGCCCTTCTAGCTTGTCTACACCGACGATGGTAGCCACCCGACCCAACCTGCCCATCTCTAGCTCTTCGACGGGACTGGATAAACTCGGATCCCTCTCCATCAGCAACGACCCCCCCCAGAAGCGGTTGGCTGATTTTTTATCTCCGCAGCacagtggtgatgatgaagcggTTGGAAAGCGGCCGCcggtgaagaagagcagACCGAGTATAGAGACAGCTAGTGGTGCTGAGacagaaacaccaccaccaggcacTGGCAGTTCAAGCACGAAGAGGGTTGTCAAGAAGAGggttgtcaagaagaaggggatgcCTCCAAACTCGAATTGTTTGGCGACGATCTTTGCTAATGCGAGTaatgttgttggggaggagagggaaggggagaagaagaaggggtatGAGACTTTGAGTccaagggcgaggagggcggcgcaGGAGCGGCAatggagggaggtgaaggaggagagggagagggagagggaggaggaggaggagagaaagagggaggtggaagggaaacgagggtttgggagggagggaggttgtgtGGAGGTAGATGAGAGGTTGTGTAGTTGA
- a CDS encoding hypothetical protein (EggNog:ENOG503NXEM; COG:A; BUSCO:EOG0926534P), giving the protein MASLVIPSCASAATLTTRGQQRNTGHRTVEERKRKKRSWKISAWLHLNTGKFLVECGPCTHANLPALLFVWLILSIRLHFRACQPHHVQLGSSPCLANQGWSSILSTHHHFAPLTTKMDAASIEEINKVRRAMGMKPLPLPGAAPQEAAKEPSPDPETGEKASTLEIREAEGFENYRKAQEAEEAKRKRAEKLAAIKKARELAQRNAVLQGKGLADDDDELDTKSWLKSQKKRQKKIEAEEKARAEKEAAERKAAEHTAADLAGVKVAHDMASFLDGDDQVLTLKDTGVLEEEEGDELENSELREREKLQERLDLKKKRPVYDPNDIDETGQIGILSHYDEEIHGKKKKAFTLDAVGTSSDLADILAQAPVQKRRQQVGDLDTLEDAPPPVSDYLDASEIKVKKPKKKSKSSRQKKDDDDVLFPGDTTNLDNDMDIDSGAITFTKKRKVITDDFADDEDLQTSLAQQRRDALKKRKKTRPEDIARQLRETTNDPDDALPSTEKAVVIDEISEFVDTLRANRDQEEQRRKAPKPKLENGPAAVTAMEDESSDEEMADAHDPRNEYEPSSTRRATTPLADLPLGVEEEKTVAQGMGATLSLLRDRHLLEEGQGAEAAEKFRQRQRFLAELNRRMALFDEETRLQREKDRESERFKRMSTKEKEMWQQQQNSIREMHQSRVIDALYREGYKPDVQLRYIDEDGRSLGQKEAFKELSHQFHGKGSGKGKTDKKLKKLAEEKRRMEQSILDAGQIVGLGSAARDQGKRRREAGVRLA; this is encoded by the exons atggcatCCTTGGTAATACCGAGCTGCGCCAGCGCTGCGACTCTGACCACCCGAGGGCAGCAGAGGAACACTGGGCACAGGACCgttgaagagagaaaaaggaaaaagagaagTTGGAAAATCTCAGCTTGGCTTCACCTAAATACTGGCAAATTTTTGGTGGAGTGTGGCCCGTGCACGCATGCAAATTTGCCAGCCTTGCTGTTTGTCTGGCTTATCTTATCAATCCGGCTCCACTTTCGAGCATGTCAGCCTCATCATGTCCAGCTTGGCTCGTCGCCTTGCCTTG CCAATCAAGGTTGGTCCTCAATTTTAtcaactcatcatcatttTGCGCCATTAACAACAAAAATGGACGCTGCGTCGATAGAAGAGATCAACAAGGTCCGCCGGGCCATGGGCATGAAgcccttgcctttgcctggAGCAGCGCCACAGGAAGCAGCGAAAGAACCATCCCCAGACCCCGAGACTGGCGAGAAGGCGAGCACCCTCGAGATTCGCGAAGCAGAAGGATTCGAAAACTACAGAAAGGCGCAAGAAGCCGAAGAAGCGAAACGGAAACGCGCCGAGAAGCTTGCTGCGATCAAGAAGGCGCGTGAGCTGGCTCAGCGCAATGCGGTTCTGCAAGGCAAGGGCCTCgcagacgacgatgacgagctcGACACCAAGTCCTGGCTGAAGAGCCAAAAGAAGCGACAAAAGAAAATCGAGGCGGAAGAGAAGGCCCGGGCAGAGAAGGAGGCAGCGGAAAGGAAGGCGGCTGAGCATACAGCTGCTGACTTGGCCGGTGTCAAGGTTGCGCACGACATGGCCAGCTTCCTGGATGGAGATGATCAGGTCCTCACATTGAAGGATACGGGTGtgctggaagaggaggaaggggatgagctggagaacTCCGAGCTGAGGGAACGggagaagctgcaggagaGGCTAGATCTGAAAAAGAAGAGGCCAGTATACGACCCAAACGACATTGACGAGACGGGTCAGATTGGGATCCTGTCGCATTACGATGAGGAGATTCAcggaaaaaagaagaaggctttcACGCTGGATGCAGTGGGGACGTCATCAGATTTGGCCGACATTCTTGCTCAAGCGCCAGTTCAGAAGAGAAGGCAACAAGTGGGGGATCTCGACACTCTTG AGGACGCTCCTCCCCCAGTGTCAGACTACCTCGATGCCTCGGAGATCAAagtcaagaagcccaagaaaaAGTCCAAGTCATCACggcagaagaaggatgacgacgacgtgCTATTCCCAGGGGACACAACCAACCTCGATAACGACATGGATATTGACAGCGGCGCCATCACGTTCACGAAGAAGCGCAAAGTTATCACTGACGACTTTGCTGACGACGAGGAcctccaaacctccctcGCTCAACAAAGACGAGATGCCCTCAAGAAACGAAAAAAGACTCGGCCAGAGGACATTGCCCGTCAGCTGAGGGAAACAACCAACGACCCTGATGACGCTCTCCCCTCTACAGAAAAGGCCGTTGTCATTGACGAGATCAGCGAGTTCGTTGACACGCTCCGCGCAAACAGGGACCAGGAGGAACAGCGCAGAAAGGCGCCCAAACCCAAGCTAGAAAACGGCCCCGCTGCGGTGACAGCGATGGAGGACGAGTCCTCGGATGAAGAAATGGCCGACGCCCACGATCCGCGCAATGAATATgagccctcctccacccgccgcgccaccacccccttggCCGACCTCCCTCTCggcgtggaagaagaaaagacggTCGCCCAAGGCATGGgcgccaccctctccctcctccgcgacCGTCACCTCCTCGAAGAAGGTCAGGGCGCCGAAGCAGCCGAAAAGTTCCGTCAGCGCCAGAGATTTCTCGCCGAGCTCAACCGGCGCATGGCTCTTTTCGATGAAGAAACCCGCCTCCAGCGTGAGAAGGACCGTGAGAGCGAGCGGTTCAAGAGGATGTCgacaaaagagaaagagatgtggcagcagcagcagaacagCATCAGAGAGATGCACCAGAGCAGGGTTATTGATGCCTTGTATCGGGAGGGGTACAAGCCGGACGTGCAGCTGAGGTATATTGATGAGGACGGGAGGAGTCTGGGTCAGAAGGAGGCGTTTAAGGAGTTGAGTCATCAGTTCCATGGGAAGGGGtctgggaaggggaagacggataagaagctgaagaagctggcggaggagaagaggaggatggagcaGAGCATTTTGGATGCGGGGCAGAttgtggggttggggagtgcGGCGAGGGatcaggggaagaggaggagggaggcgggtgTGAGGTTGGCATAG
- a CDS encoding hypothetical protein (CAZy:GH15; COG:G; EggNog:ENOG503NVQU; CAZy:CBM20) — MALFAVPNIIQDLIPAAASESINPWTWNLNLNASGLYEYLPTMHALSKFALLGACAVQSVMGLPEPVERHEANLLKRNVDDWINRETPIAWEKLLCNIGPDGCAVRNQGVPAGVVVASPSRSDPDYFYTWTRDAALVYKGLADAFRRNYTEGLHTQLKNFVSSQAKLQGVGNPAGGLNDGQGLGEPKFMVDLKEFTGEWGRPQRDGPPLRAIALIRYAKWLVENGHKAVWPTIENDLKYSAQYWNQTGFDLWEEVPGSSFFTIASTHRALVEGAQLGAVLGKPTRAYTAVAPQVLCFQQSFWNAREGFVVSNINGGEWRRGRDANSILASIHNFDPSAGCDANTFQPCSDRALSNHKVVVDSFRSIYNINRGIAQNKAVAVGRYSEDVFYNGNPWFLATFAAAEQLYDALLVWKAQGSIAITQTSLPFFRDHVSGATVGTHAAGSATYNQIVSAITAYADGFIEVASKYAHSNGAMNEQIDRNTGQPIAAPDLTWSYSAFLTATARRDGYIPTGWGAGQATALPAGQCQKFEVAGNYNLPPTPVFPSNLTPAANAPIEQITAVPTGCTNPEKVFVTFNERASTSWGQVIKVVGNVPELGSWDVNKAVPLSASKYTSGDPLWSITLPIQAGSSVQYKYIRITNGVAGVSWEGGDNRAFSVPGATCDVQNRWDNWR; from the exons ATGGCTCTCTTCGCCGTTCCCAACATCATCCAGGACCTcatcccagcagcagcctccgaGTCAATCAACCCTTGGACCTGGAACCTGAACCTGAACGCCTCTGGTCTCTACGAATACCTTCCCACCATGCACGCCTTGTCCAAGTTCGCCCTGCTGGGCGCCTGCGCCGTTCAGTCGGTGATGGGTCTGCCCGAACCTGTCGAGAGACATGaggccaacctcctcaagcGCAACGTCGACGACTGGATCAACAGAGAGACCCCCATCGCCTGGGAGAAGCTCCTCTGCAACATCGGCCCCGATGGCTGTGCTGTTCGCAACCAGGGTGTTCCCGCTGGTGTCGTTGTTGCCAGCCCTTCCCGCTCCGACCCTGACT ACTTCTACACCTGGACCAGAGATGCCGCCCTCGTCTACAAGGGCCTTGCCGATGCCTTCCGCCGCAACTACACTGAGGGTCTCCACACCCAGCTCAAGAACTTTGTCTCCTCCCAGGCCAAGCTTCAGGGTGTCGGCAACCCGGCCGGTGGTCTCAACGACGGCCAGGGTCTTGGTGAGCCCAAGTTCATGGTTGATCTCAAGGAGTTCACCGGCGAGTGGGGCCGCCCCCAGCGCGATGGTCCTCCCCTCCGTGCCATTGCCCTGATCCGCTACGCCAAGTGGCTCGTTGAGAACGGCCACAAGGCT GTCTGGCCCACCATCGAGAACGATCTCAAGTACTCGGCCCAATACTGGAACCAGACCGGTTTCGACCTCTGGGAGGAGGTTCccggctcctccttcttcaccatcgccagcacCCACCGTGCCCTCGTCGAGGGTGCTCAGCTCGGCGCCGTCCTCGGCAAGCCCACCCGTGCTTACACTGCCGTCGCCCCTCAGGTTCTCTGCTTCCAGCAGTCTTTCTGGAACGCTCGCGAGGGTTTCGTTgtctccaacatcaacggTGGTGAGTGGCGCCGCGGCCGCGACGCCAACTCGATCCTCGCCTCCATCCACAACTTCGACCCCTCCGCCGGCTGCGATGCCAACACTTTCCAGCCCTGCTCCGACAGGGCGCTCTCCAACCAcaaggtcgtcgtcgacTCTTTCCGCTCCAtctacaacatcaaccgcGGCATCGCCCAGAACAAGGCCGTCGCTGTTGGCCGCTACTCTGAGGATGTCTTTTACAACGGCAACCCCTGGTTCCTCGCCAcctttgccgccgccgagcaGCTCTACGATGCTCTCCTCGTCTGGAAGGCCCAGGGctccatcgccatcacccagacctcccttcctttcttccGCGACCACGTCTCGGGCGCCACCGTCGGCACCCACGCTGCCGGCTCCGCCACCTACAACCAGATCGTctccgccatcaccgcctaCGCCGACGGCTTCATTGAGGTCGCCTCCAAGTACGCCCACTCCAACGGTGCCATGAACGAGCAGATTGACCGCAACACCGGCCAGCCTATCGCCGCCCCCGATCTCACCTGGTCCTACTCCGCCTTcctcaccgccaccgcccgCCGCGACGGTTACATCCCCACCGGCTGGGGCGCCGGCCAggccaccgccctccccgcCGGACAGTGCCAAAAGTTTGAGGTTGCCGGCAActacaacctcccccccacgcctgtcttcccctccaacctcacccccgccgccaacgcCCCCATCGAGCAGATCACCGCTGTTCCCACCGGCTGCACCAACCCCGAGAAGGTCTTTGTCACGTTCAACGAGCGCGCTTCTACTTCCTGGGGCCAGGTGATCAAGGTTGTCGGCAACGTTCCCGAGCTCGGCAGCTGGGACGTCAACAAGGCTGTTCCGCTTTCCGCGTCCAAGTACACCTCTGGGGACCCGTTGTGGTCTATCACTCTGCCTATCCAGGCCGGGAGCAGTGTTCAGTACAAGTACATCCGCATCACGAACGGTGTTGCCGGTGTtagctgggaggggggtgacaATAGGGCTTTTAGCGTGCCGGGGGCTACTTGCGATGTTCAGAATCGGTGGGATAACTGGAGGTAA
- a CDS encoding hypothetical protein (COG:S; EggNog:ENOG503NY9D): MNSIEASHAPDASGATPKQLDHIPNLRLSDGNEIPFLGYGLGTANFKRGDKSKFNEDVVAATVTALKAGYTHLDGAEAYSNEKELGTAIQTSGIPRSTLFITTKTSCRQGETIQQAFDRSLSNLSLDYVDLYLIHSPFFGSPLSSPEALQSAWAEMEAIKDSGRAKSIGVSNFLPHHLESILSTAKHPPVINQVEYHPYLQHEDDFVDFHRRHNIALAAYAPLTPITKARGGPVDQVYERLANKYGVGEGEVGLRWVLDQGIVALTTSKREERLKGWLSKLPKFKLTPREVKEISEAGKGRHYRGFWNNRFEEGDRR; the protein is encoded by the exons ATGAACTCCATCGAAGCCTCCCACGCCCCCGACGCCTCAGGCGCAACCCCCAAACAGCTCGaccacatccccaacctcagGCTCAGCGACGGCAACGAAATCCCCTTT CTCGGCTACGGCCTCGGCACCGCAAACTTCAAACGCGGCGACAAGTCCAAGTTCAACGAAGATGTCGTCGCCgccaccgtcaccgcccTCAAGGCAGGGTACACCCACCTCGACGGCGCAGAAGCCTACAGCAACGAAAAAGAACTCGGCACCGCCATCCAAACCTCCGGCATCCCCCGCTCAACCCTCTTCATCACGACCAAAACCTCGTGCCGCCAAGGCGAAACAATCCAACAAGCCTTTGaccgctccctctccaacctttCCCTCGATTACGTAGACCTCTACCTGATCCACTCCCCTTTCTTCGgctcccctctctcctctcctgaAGCCCTCCAGTCGGCTTGGGCAGAAATGGAAGCGATCAAAGACTCGGGCCGCGCCAAATCAATCGGCGTCTCCAacttcctccctcaccacctggAATCAATCCTCTCAACAGCCAAGCACCCCCCAGTGATCAACCAGGTCGAATACCACCCCTACCTCCAGCACGAAGATGATTTTGTCGATTTCCACAGGAGGCATAATATCGCCTTGGCGGCATACGCCCCGCTGACGCCGATCACTAAAGCCCGGGGCGGCCCGGTGGATCAAGTCTATGAACGACTGGCAAACAAATACggagtgggggagggggaggtagggctgaggtgggtgttggatCAGGGGATTGTCGCATTGACAACGAGCAAAAGGGAGGAGAGACtgaaggggtggttgagtAAGCTGCCGAAATTCAAACTCACTCCCAGAGAGGTGAAAGAGATAAGCGAGGCGGGGAAAGGGAGGCACTACAGGGGTTTTTGGAATAATaggtttgaggagggcgataGGCGGtag